A window of Formosa sp. Hel1_31_208 contains these coding sequences:
- a CDS encoding DUF4382 domain-containing protein, whose translation MKLITTYKALFYSVLITLTLSSCSKEYETETYSNSALVTIKLTGLPSQFSHVNIEISDIQFQVKADATDADAWISLNTVNMGIHDFCQIIGDRVVTLVDFDEVSLSHIYNLKLILGENNSLINQGLNYDLVMAPELQGATVNLVDKELNSNKIYEFVIEFDIPESIIILDGMAQLRPKTSVTLRQFQLF comes from the coding sequence ATGAAATTAATTACAACCTACAAAGCACTTTTTTACAGTGTGCTTATCACACTTACATTGAGTAGTTGCTCGAAGGAATATGAAACTGAAACATACTCTAATAGTGCGCTTGTTACTATAAAATTAACAGGTTTGCCAAGCCAATTTAGTCATGTAAATATTGAAATATCTGATATTCAATTTCAGGTAAAGGCTGATGCCACAGATGCAGACGCTTGGATAAGTTTGAATACCGTAAATATGGGAATTCATGATTTTTGTCAAATCATTGGAGATCGGGTGGTCACGCTTGTTGATTTTGATGAAGTATCACTAAGTCATATTTATAATTTGAAACTGATTTTAGGAGAGAATAATTCTTTAATAAACCAAGGTTTGAACTATGATTTAGTCATGGCTCCAGAATTGCAGGGTGCAACTGTAAATTTGGTCGATAAAGAATTGAATTCTAATAAGATTTATGAGTTTGTGATTGAATTTGATATACCAGAATCTATTATTATTTTAGATGGTATGGCTCAGCTAAGGCCTAAAACCAGTGTGACTTTAAGACAGTTTCAATTGTTTTAA
- a CDS encoding DUF4382 domain-containing protein, translating into MKLSDAPGDYEFVYVDVVDILVKLNNDDDSENGWQSLEAINTGIYNLLELTGGVNVLLADNYQIPSGTLNQIRLVLGDNNTIVIDGEEFPLSTPSAQQSGLKIQVNEELLPNFEYTFLLDFNVDESIVNAGNSSNIILKPVIRAIPEITSGTISGTITPSSVLTEIIINIDDQEVSTFTDANGNFLLVGLPEGIFNLSINPDPSSDLNDLIIEDIQVLIGENTDIGIIELM; encoded by the coding sequence GTGAAACTATCAGACGCCCCTGGAGATTATGAGTTTGTTTATGTTGATGTGGTCGATATACTCGTAAAATTAAATAATGATGATGATTCTGAAAATGGCTGGCAAAGCCTTGAAGCTATTAACACCGGAATTTATAATCTATTGGAATTAACAGGAGGCGTAAATGTTCTTCTAGCTGATAATTATCAGATACCATCAGGAACATTAAATCAAATAAGACTTGTTCTTGGAGACAATAACACAATAGTAATAGATGGTGAAGAATTTCCTTTATCAACTCCTAGTGCCCAACAATCAGGATTGAAGATTCAAGTCAATGAAGAGTTGTTACCAAATTTTGAATATACCTTTTTACTTGATTTTAATGTTGATGAATCTATTGTAAATGCTGGGAATTCTAGTAATATAATATTAAAACCCGTGATTAGAGCTATTCCAGAAATTACTTCAGGTACTATTAGTGGGACTATTACTCCATCGAGTGTATTAACTGAAATAATTATTAATATCGATGATCAAGAAGTTTCAACTTTCACTGATGCAAATGGAAATTTCTTATTAGTTGGCTTACCCGAAGGGATTTTTAATTTAAGTATAAATCCTGACCCCTCATCCGATTTAAATGATTTAATTATTGAAGATATTCAGGTACTTATTGGTGAAAATACGGATATAGGTATAATTGAACTTATGTAA
- a CDS encoding VWA domain-containing protein has protein sequence MFDFQLEEKVWFWVLLVIPVIIFFFAILQFWKYRAQKRFASNKLLKRLSPNQSFFKSVLKVVMLSLAFACLSIALVNPKIGTKLETVKRQGVDIVFAVDVSKSMLAEDIAPNRLEKSKQLVSQIINNLASDRVGIIAYAGKAFPQLPITTDYASAKMFLQNMNTDMLSSQGTAINEAIELAKTYFDDEEQTNRVLIIISDGEDHSEVATNVAEEAADEGIRIFTIGVGDVDGGPIPIKRNGILLNYKKDNQGETVITKLNEDTLKEIAKEANGVYISGNNTSEVIEEIKDILNRMDKTEFEAKEFADYKDQFQWFLGFGIFFLFIDLFLLERKTAWLKRLNLFNENI, from the coding sequence ATGTTTGATTTTCAATTAGAGGAAAAAGTTTGGTTTTGGGTTTTGCTGGTGATACCAGTAATTATCTTCTTTTTTGCTATACTTCAATTTTGGAAATATAGAGCACAAAAACGTTTTGCCTCTAACAAATTGTTGAAACGTTTAAGTCCGAACCAATCGTTTTTTAAATCGGTTTTAAAGGTTGTAATGCTCAGTCTGGCTTTTGCATGTTTATCCATTGCCCTAGTTAATCCTAAAATAGGTACTAAGCTAGAAACGGTCAAGCGTCAAGGTGTAGATATTGTATTTGCCGTTGATGTATCTAAAAGTATGCTTGCTGAAGATATTGCTCCTAATCGTTTAGAGAAATCAAAACAATTGGTGTCACAGATTATTAATAATTTAGCCAGCGATCGGGTTGGGATTATTGCATACGCGGGGAAAGCTTTTCCTCAGTTGCCGATTACTACCGATTATGCTTCGGCTAAAATGTTTCTTCAAAACATGAATACAGATATGTTGTCGTCTCAAGGAACGGCCATCAATGAAGCTATAGAATTAGCAAAAACCTATTTTGATGACGAAGAGCAAACCAATCGAGTTCTAATTATTATTTCCGATGGTGAAGATCATAGTGAGGTTGCTACAAATGTTGCCGAGGAAGCTGCTGATGAAGGTATAAGAATTTTCACTATTGGTGTGGGAGATGTTGATGGCGGACCAATACCTATTAAACGAAATGGGATTCTATTAAACTATAAAAAAGACAATCAGGGTGAAACCGTGATTACTAAGCTCAATGAAGATACCTTAAAGGAAATAGCGAAAGAAGCTAACGGCGTGTATATTTCAGGAAATAATACCTCTGAAGTGATTGAAGAGATTAAAGATATTTTGAATCGTATGGATAAAACGGAATTTGAAGCGAAAGAATTCGCAGACTATAAAGATCAATTTCAATGGTTTTTAGGTTTTGGAATCTTCTTTTTGTTTATCGATTTATTCTTACTTGAACGAAAAACGGCATGGTTAAAGCGACTCAATCTGTTTAATGAGAATATTTAG
- a CDS encoding VWA domain-containing protein translates to MFEGIEFLNKEFFWLFLLLPIAVLWYFFKRNRQTAELKISSIKGFKVGNSLLPKLRPLLFVFRLLALAFLITALARPRTSDETTRTKTTKGIDIIMAIDVSASMLAKDLLPNRLEALKKVASEFIQGRPNDRIGLVEYAGESYTKTPITSDKGIVLRSLRDIKYNTIIEGGTAIGMGLATSVNRIKDSKAKSKVIILLTDGVNNSGFIDPKIASELAVEYGIKVYTIGLGTNGMALSPYSINRNGTFQYKRVQVEIDEDLLNEIADVTGGKYFRATNNKKLKEIYNEINKLEKTEIEEIKYTTYDEKYRPLVLIALGLMFIEAVLRMTVFRSFV, encoded by the coding sequence ATGTTTGAAGGGATAGAGTTTTTAAATAAGGAATTTTTTTGGCTGTTTTTACTACTTCCAATAGCTGTTTTATGGTACTTTTTTAAACGTAACCGTCAAACTGCTGAGTTAAAAATATCTAGTATTAAAGGATTTAAAGTAGGGAATTCTCTATTGCCAAAATTACGTCCTTTGCTTTTTGTTTTTCGATTATTAGCCTTAGCATTTTTAATTACGGCATTAGCTAGACCTAGAACTTCAGACGAAACGACTAGAACGAAAACCACTAAAGGTATTGATATCATAATGGCTATTGATGTTTCAGCAAGTATGCTGGCTAAAGACCTCTTGCCAAACCGTTTAGAAGCCTTAAAAAAGGTTGCTTCCGAATTTATTCAAGGACGACCAAATGATAGAATTGGGCTTGTAGAATATGCAGGAGAAAGCTATACGAAAACACCGATTACCAGTGATAAGGGTATAGTGCTAAGGTCATTAAGAGATATTAAGTACAATACAATTATTGAAGGTGGAACAGCGATTGGAATGGGGTTAGCGACTTCGGTAAATCGAATAAAAGATAGTAAGGCTAAAAGTAAAGTGATTATTCTATTGACTGATGGTGTCAATAATTCTGGCTTTATTGATCCGAAAATTGCTAGTGAATTAGCGGTTGAGTATGGTATTAAAGTATATACCATTGGTCTAGGTACAAATGGTATGGCATTGTCTCCATATTCTATCAATAGAAATGGGACATTTCAATACAAACGCGTGCAGGTTGAAATTGATGAAGACCTACTGAATGAAATTGCAGATGTCACAGGTGGAAAATACTTTAGAGCCACTAATAATAAGAAATTAAAAGAGATTTATAACGAAATAAATAAACTTGAAAAAACAGAAATAGAAGAGATTAAATACACCACATACGATGAAAAATATCGGCCGTTGGTTTTAATTGCTTTAGGTTTAATGTTCATAGAAGCCGTATTAAGAATGACTGTTTTTAGAAGTTTTGTATAA
- a CDS encoding DUF58 domain-containing protein, which translates to MDTKELLKKVRKIEIKTRRLSDHIFGGEYHSTFKGRGMTFSEVRQYQFGDDVRNIDWNVTARYNEPYIKVFEEERELTMMLMVDISGSKLFGTVDQFKNEIVTEIAATLAFSATQNNDKIGLILFSDEIELYIPPKKGRSHVLRIIRELIEFEPKSKLTNISEALKFLSNVMKKKAIVFVLSDFITDDEYKQNLKISAGRHDITGIRVYDRREVEIPNIGMVQMEDEETGELALVNTASNTVRLNYGKYYRSKVEYYKETFTKSGSGTIDCRVDESYVKKLLGYFKRRG; encoded by the coding sequence ATGGATACTAAGGAATTACTAAAGAAAGTACGAAAGATTGAGATTAAGACACGTCGTTTGTCTGATCATATCTTTGGTGGTGAATATCACTCGACCTTCAAAGGACGAGGGATGACATTTTCTGAAGTAAGACAATATCAGTTTGGAGACGATGTGCGCAATATTGATTGGAACGTTACGGCCCGTTATAACGAACCTTATATTAAAGTATTTGAAGAAGAACGTGAGCTAACTATGATGCTTATGGTAGATATTTCGGGTTCAAAACTGTTCGGAACCGTAGATCAATTTAAAAATGAAATTGTTACTGAAATCGCTGCTACTCTAGCCTTTTCAGCCACACAAAATAATGATAAAATAGGACTCATTCTGTTTTCAGATGAGATTGAATTATATATTCCACCCAAAAAAGGACGTTCTCATGTGCTTCGTATTATACGCGAACTCATTGAATTTGAACCTAAAAGTAAACTGACTAATATTTCCGAAGCACTTAAATTTTTATCTAATGTGATGAAAAAGAAAGCGATTGTATTTGTATTAAGTGATTTTATTACAGATGATGAGTACAAGCAAAATCTAAAAATTTCTGCTGGGCGTCACGATATTACTGGAATTAGAGTTTATGATAGGCGTGAAGTTGAAATTCCAAATATTGGAATGGTACAAATGGAAGATGAAGAAACTGGAGAACTCGCATTGGTTAATACAGCATCAAATACAGTGCGATTAAACTATGGCAAATACTACAGATCAAAGGTAGAATATTACAAAGAAACTTTTACAAAATCTGGCTCAGGGACTATAGATTGTCGCGTTGATGAGAGTTATGTTAAAAAGTTATTAGGTTATTTTAAAAGAAGAGGATAA
- a CDS encoding BatD family protein encodes MLNRNITVFGGPLSVVFFILFFLWSAYSYAQVKSSIDTTKIRIGEQITYKIEVAVDTIDVVVFPEGQTFLPLEMIESYKVDTTKNNTKFQFIKKYGLTQFDSGRYTIPKQKIIIGDRIFYTDSLQIQVSTVAVDTTKQKLYDIKPMIQVEKASSDWWKYAIIIGLALALVVFLLYWFIWRKKPLTEEEEIAMLPPYDRAKLALKKLDESDYLQKSELKGYYSELTFIIRKYLDEKVYHRALESTTDELIDRLNLLSDANKIDLSKADIDNIQTILQRADLVKFAKSAPDIELAKLDRATIDTEIDQVKEALPEPTEEEKLLNQQYREQQKRKKKREKIWITIAASILILTATFVGFGVKYGFKYVVDTIIGDEDKSLLEGDWVRSEYGIPPIMISTPEVLERIELQAIDSTQALQRVAFAYGDTDSAFDISVGTTRYELKENEEIDVNGAVEETIQTFEKNGARNLLVKQEQFITPNAAEGIKIFGTGEFPTNIKDEYRSGEYVILIFVADDKSVMQKIALVWNNENEYADQIIDRVLNSVELKKVED; translated from the coding sequence ATGTTGAATAGAAATATTACTGTCTTTGGAGGTCCATTGTCAGTGGTATTTTTTATACTCTTTTTTCTGTGGTCAGCATACTCATATGCTCAAGTTAAATCCTCGATAGATACCACTAAAATTAGAATAGGTGAACAGATAACTTATAAAATTGAGGTTGCAGTCGATACCATAGATGTAGTTGTGTTTCCAGAAGGTCAAACTTTTTTGCCTTTGGAAATGATTGAATCTTATAAGGTAGATACCACAAAGAATAATACCAAGTTTCAGTTCATTAAAAAATACGGATTAACGCAGTTTGATTCTGGTCGTTATACCATTCCGAAGCAAAAAATCATTATAGGTGATAGAATCTTTTACACAGATTCATTACAAATTCAGGTGAGTACTGTGGCGGTTGATACAACCAAGCAGAAGCTCTATGATATCAAACCCATGATTCAGGTAGAGAAAGCATCAAGTGATTGGTGGAAGTATGCAATCATAATAGGTTTGGCTTTGGCTTTAGTGGTGTTTCTTCTGTATTGGTTCATTTGGAGAAAAAAGCCATTAACAGAGGAAGAAGAGATTGCTATGCTTCCTCCTTATGATAGAGCCAAGTTAGCACTAAAAAAATTAGATGAAAGTGACTATCTTCAGAAATCAGAATTGAAAGGATATTACTCTGAACTCACCTTTATTATTAGAAAGTATTTGGATGAAAAAGTCTACCATCGGGCACTTGAAAGCACAACTGATGAGTTGATAGACCGTTTGAATTTATTAAGCGACGCCAATAAAATTGATTTAAGTAAAGCTGACATTGATAATATTCAAACCATATTGCAACGAGCCGATTTGGTTAAATTCGCAAAGTCTGCTCCAGATATTGAATTGGCAAAGCTGGACAGAGCGACTATTGATACTGAAATTGATCAGGTTAAGGAAGCATTGCCTGAGCCAACTGAAGAGGAAAAATTACTGAATCAACAATATAGAGAGCAACAGAAACGTAAAAAGAAACGTGAAAAAATTTGGATTACCATAGCTGCAAGTATATTGATATTAACAGCAACTTTTGTTGGGTTTGGGGTGAAATACGGATTTAAATACGTAGTTGATACCATCATTGGTGACGAAGATAAATCGTTGCTTGAAGGTGATTGGGTGAGAAGTGAGTATGGTATTCCACCAATAATGATTTCAACACCAGAAGTCTTAGAGCGTATAGAGTTACAGGCCATAGATAGTACACAAGCGCTTCAACGTGTTGCCTTCGCCTATGGCGATACGGATTCGGCATTTGACATTAGTGTGGGAACAACGAGATACGAGTTGAAGGAAAATGAAGAAATAGATGTGAATGGAGCGGTTGAAGAAACAATACAAACGTTTGAAAAAAATGGGGCAAGAAATTTACTTGTCAAACAAGAACAATTCATTACACCAAATGCGGCTGAAGGTATAAAGATATTTGGAACGGGAGAATTTCCTACGAATATTAAAGACGAATACCGTTCAGGGGAATATGTCATTCTCATTTTTGTAGCCGATGACAAATCTGTGATGCAGAAAATTGCCTTGGTATGGAATAATGAAAACGAGTATGCTGACCAAATTATAGATCGCGTTTTAAATTCTGTAGAACTTAAAAAAGTGGAAGACTGA
- a CDS encoding tetratricopeptide repeat protein: MKKLLIICSVLATALTFAQDKDKEREKQLTLRTATNFIYEANELTEADNFISAEKEYRKAISKAPSVVAGSYNLGNSYYEKGNYEEALYRHAQAAENATSKVDKHKAYHNIGNILMKKELCQEAVEAFKNALRNDPTDDETRYNLVVAKECAAQQENKKEKEEEKKDEDKEDENKDEEKKEDEKKDDPEDKGDQDKKEGNDEKNEDGKPKDEKDQGKGDKKDDKQKGKPKPKPGQLSPQQIKNLLEAMNNQEQKVQEKINAEKQKGVKVKPEKDW, encoded by the coding sequence ATGAAGAAGCTTTTAATTATTTGTTCGGTTTTAGCAACAGCACTCACCTTTGCTCAAGATAAAGACAAGGAAAGAGAGAAGCAATTAACCTTACGAACGGCAACTAACTTTATTTATGAGGCTAATGAGCTAACAGAAGCTGATAATTTTATTTCCGCAGAAAAGGAATATAGAAAAGCAATTTCGAAAGCCCCTTCAGTTGTAGCGGGAAGTTACAATCTAGGAAATTCCTATTATGAGAAAGGAAATTATGAAGAAGCATTATATCGCCACGCTCAGGCTGCCGAAAATGCCACATCAAAGGTTGATAAACATAAAGCGTATCACAATATTGGAAATATCTTAATGAAAAAGGAGCTTTGTCAAGAAGCTGTTGAGGCTTTTAAGAACGCCTTAAGGAATGACCCTACTGATGATGAAACACGTTACAATTTGGTAGTCGCTAAAGAGTGTGCCGCACAGCAGGAAAACAAAAAAGAAAAAGAAGAGGAGAAGAAAGACGAGGATAAGGAAGACGAGAATAAGGACGAGGAGAAGAAAGAAGACGAAAAAAAGGATGATCCTGAAGACAAAGGAGATCAGGATAAGAAAGAAGGGAATGATGAGAAAAATGAAGACGGTAAACCTAAAGATGAAAAAGATCAAGGTAAAGGAGATAAAAAAGATGATAAACAAAAAGGAAAACCGAAACCTAAACCAGGACAGTTATCTCCGCAGCAAATAAAAAACTTGTTAGAGGCAATGAATAATCAAGAACAAAAAGTTCAAGAAAAAATCAATGCTGAAAAACAAAAAGGAGTCAAAGTGAAACCTGAAAAAGATTGGTAG
- a CDS encoding aldo/keto reductase family oxidoreductase — protein sequence MNYSRLIAGTMTWGLWGKQFQKSEMIDLIQHCIEQQITTFDHADIYGGYTTEADFGNAFKDSSIKRDEISLISKCGIQHLGGNRINTVKHYNYSKAYIIWSVEESLRHLKTDYLDLLLLHRPSPLMQPDDIAEAISELKFKGLIRDFGVSNFSPSQVELLRKSTDVSVNQIEFSLTHHSAMHNGWLDHMITNAITPMAWSPLGHTFKEDTEQTRRIHKQLGELLEKYDATEDQLLLAWILKHPAQIHPVIGTTNKKRIVNASKALAINLELEDWFKILVASQGHKVP from the coding sequence GTGAATTATTCTCGATTAATTGCAGGCACCATGACATGGGGGCTTTGGGGGAAACAGTTTCAAAAATCAGAAATGATTGACCTCATACAGCACTGTATTGAACAACAAATCACCACATTTGATCATGCTGACATATATGGTGGTTATACGACTGAAGCAGATTTTGGTAACGCATTTAAAGACAGCAGTATCAAAAGAGATGAGATATCGCTTATTAGTAAATGTGGTATACAACATTTAGGCGGTAATCGAATTAATACTGTAAAACATTATAACTACAGCAAAGCTTATATTATCTGGTCGGTAGAAGAATCATTAAGACATTTAAAAACAGACTATCTCGATCTTTTGTTATTGCATCGACCAAGTCCATTAATGCAGCCAGATGATATCGCTGAGGCTATTTCAGAATTGAAATTTAAAGGTTTAATTCGCGATTTTGGCGTGTCCAACTTTTCGCCATCACAAGTCGAATTATTAAGAAAATCTACAGATGTTTCGGTTAATCAAATCGAATTTTCGTTAACCCATCATTCAGCCATGCACAACGGTTGGTTAGATCATATGATTACCAACGCGATCACGCCAATGGCATGGTCACCTTTAGGACACACTTTTAAAGAAGATACTGAACAAACAAGACGCATTCACAAACAACTTGGTGAATTACTCGAAAAATATGATGCTACAGAGGATCAATTATTATTAGCTTGGATATTAAAACATCCAGCACAGATTCATCCAGTTATTGGAACAACAAACAAAAAACGAATTGTTAACGCCTCCAAAGCTTTAGCGATAAACTTAGAATTAGAGGATTGGTTCAAAATACTAGTGGCTTCTCAAGGTCACAAAGTCCCTTAA
- a CDS encoding MoxR family ATPase: MEETGTIDIKSINEKIEKESAFVDLLMMEMNKVIVGQKHMVERLLIGLLGQGHILLEGVPGLAKTLAINTLAKAIDGSFSRIQFTPDLLPADVVGTMIYNMKVNDFSIKKGPIFANFVLADEINRAPAKVQSALLEAMQEKQVTIGDETFILDKPFLVMATQNPVEQEGTYPLPEAQVDRFMLKTVIDYPKQKEEQLIMRANLKGAWDKVNPVVSVSQILKAQEVVREVYMDEKIEKYILDIIFATRYPDQYRLADLKPLISFGASPRGSINLAIAAKCYAFIKRRGYVIPEDVRAVVHDVLRHRIGITYEAEAENVTSEDIINKIVNEIEVP; this comes from the coding sequence ATGGAAGAAACTGGTACAATTGACATTAAGAGCATTAATGAAAAAATAGAGAAGGAAAGTGCTTTTGTTGATTTGTTAATGATGGAAATGAACAAAGTCATCGTTGGACAAAAACACATGGTAGAGCGATTGCTCATTGGCTTATTGGGTCAAGGACACATTTTACTTGAAGGTGTTCCTGGGCTAGCTAAAACACTAGCGATTAATACCTTGGCAAAAGCTATAGATGGAAGCTTTAGTAGAATTCAATTTACTCCAGATTTATTACCAGCAGATGTTGTTGGTACCATGATTTACAATATGAAAGTCAATGACTTTTCGATTAAGAAAGGACCCATTTTCGCAAATTTTGTTTTGGCAGATGAAATCAATAGAGCACCAGCCAAAGTACAATCGGCTTTGCTGGAAGCCATGCAGGAAAAGCAAGTAACCATTGGAGATGAGACGTTCATTTTAGATAAACCATTCTTAGTAATGGCCACTCAAAACCCGGTAGAGCAAGAAGGAACCTACCCACTACCAGAAGCACAGGTTGATCGTTTTATGTTAAAAACAGTTATAGATTACCCTAAGCAAAAAGAAGAACAACTTATTATGAGAGCTAATCTTAAAGGAGCTTGGGATAAAGTAAACCCTGTCGTTTCAGTCTCTCAAATATTAAAAGCGCAAGAGGTTGTAAGAGAGGTCTATATGGATGAAAAGATTGAGAAATATATTCTCGATATTATCTTCGCAACTCGTTATCCAGACCAATATCGATTAGCCGATTTAAAACCGCTTATTTCTTTTGGCGCCTCTCCACGTGGAAGTATCAATTTAGCAATAGCGGCAAAATGTTATGCGTTTATTAAACGCAGAGGTTACGTCATACCTGAGGATGTGAGAGCTGTTGTTCATGATGTATTACGTCATAGAATTGGAATTACTTACGAAGCAGAGGCCGAAAATGTAACCTCAGAAGATATTATCAATAAGATAGTTAACGAAATCGAAGTACCTTAA
- a CDS encoding SDR family NAD(P)-dependent oxidoreductase, with protein MNKTALITGATSGIGSATAHEFAKHGIKLILCGRRQERLDAIQKALSKKTEVHTLNFDVRDKKTTLEAIASLPNDFKHIDILINNAGNAHGFDPIQTGDLEDWDAMMDINVKGLLYVSKAIIPQMTERQSGHIINIGSSAGKEVYPKGNVYCGSKHAVLAITEGMRIDLNPFGIKVSAVNPGLVETEFSKVRFKGDAIAENVYKGYKALQPEDIADVIYFTISRPAHVNIADVLMFCTAQANSTIVHKS; from the coding sequence ATGAATAAAACAGCATTAATTACTGGTGCAACGAGCGGAATTGGCAGCGCGACTGCTCATGAATTTGCTAAACACGGTATCAAATTGATACTCTGTGGCAGACGACAAGAGCGTTTGGATGCCATACAAAAAGCCCTAAGTAAGAAAACCGAAGTCCATACTCTAAACTTTGATGTGAGAGATAAAAAAACCACACTAGAAGCGATTGCTTCTTTGCCTAATGACTTCAAACACATTGACATTTTAATTAATAATGCAGGAAATGCACATGGTTTCGACCCAATACAAACTGGAGACCTTGAGGATTGGGATGCTATGATGGATATTAATGTAAAAGGTTTGCTTTATGTGAGTAAAGCCATCATTCCGCAAATGACAGAACGCCAAAGTGGTCATATCATTAATATAGGTTCTTCCGCTGGTAAAGAAGTGTATCCAAAAGGCAATGTCTATTGTGGTAGCAAACATGCTGTCTTAGCCATTACTGAAGGAATGCGAATTGATTTAAATCCCTTTGGTATAAAAGTTTCGGCAGTAAATCCTGGGCTTGTAGAAACTGAGTTCTCTAAAGTGCGATTTAAAGGTGATGCCATTGCCGAAAATGTTTATAAAGGCTATAAAGCGTTACAACCAGAAGATATAGCTGATGTTATTTATTTTACCATTTCACGGCCTGCACATGTCAATATCGCCGACGTTTTAATGTTTTGCACAGCACAAGCAAATTCGACTATAGTGCACAAGTCTTAA